A DNA window from Solanum lycopersicum chromosome 3, SLM_r2.1 contains the following coding sequences:
- the LOC101258541 gene encoding uncharacterized protein yields the protein MATLIANRLSEEKGKLIKTTILTMELLLLSTGFISTFFMIKKAVSPRYLFNMFFLNLSEILKYLKCFLSSPLYICLFINSVVILIFTFSKFHHPTMEFLNVFLDEKSDHDDILIDQPQPQQDDNIPKRTSSVIAMDTVMSFFNRYDLDPVVSEEDIIEDAMEPCSVDVKDIEIDRVTKLSSPPPDDGEIVSPRSLNETKTDYEETMMNYQEIEEDDGSLNATWKAITGEGNNKKKKKQVLKKSETWPIEPQVTSAQSIGSKDLLPSVAAAWKDLRKSLTFNDALSVFRRGGLRGDVSVSTEESNKRFDDFIKKINHERLLQRQESNQRAFNRLHRAR from the coding sequence ATGGCAACTTTGATAGCCAATAGATTATCAGAGGAAAAAGGTAAATTGAtcaaaacaacaatattaaCCATGGAGCTTCTTCTTTTATCAACAGGATTTATTTCTACTTTTTTCATGATCAAAAAAGCTGTTAGTCCTCGTTACTTATTTAACATGTTCTTCCTTAATTTATCGGAAATCTTGAAATATTTAAAGTGTTTTTTGTCATCTCCGCTTTATATTTGTCTCTTTATCAACTCAGTTGTTATacttattttcactttttccAAATTTCATCATCCCACGATGGAATTTCTCAATGTTTTTCTTGACGAAAAGAGTGATCATGATGATATTCTGATTGATCAGCCACAACCACAGCAGGATGATAATATCCCGAAAAGAACTAGTTCCGTTATTGCAATGGATACTGTTATGTCGTTTTTTAATCGTTATGATTTAGATCCCGTTGTATCAGAAGAAGATATAATTGAAGATGCAATGGAACCCTGTAGTGTTGATGTGAAAGATATTGAAATTGATCGTGTTACGAAATTGTCTTCTCCTCCTCCTGATGATGGTGAAATTGTTAGTCCACGTTCACTAAATGAAACGAAAACTGATTATGAAGAAACTATGATGAATTATCAAGAGATTGAAGAGGACGATGGATCGTTGAACGCAACATGGAAGGCGATAACTGGAGAAGGaaacaataagaaaaagaagaaacaagtGTTGAAGAAGAGTGAGACATGGCCAATCGAGCCACAAGTGACATCAGCACAGAGCATTGGTTCAAAGGATTTGTTGCCATCAGTAGCTGCAGCATGGAAGGACTTGAGAAAATCATTGACATTTAACGATGCTTTATCGGTGTTTCGAAGAGGGGGTTTACGAGGGGATGTTTCTGTTAGTACAGAGGAATCCAACAAGagatttgatgattttattaagaaaatcaaCCATGAGAGATTGCTGCAGAGGCAAGAATCCAATCAGCGTGCCTTCAATAGGCTACATCGAGCACGTTAA